In the Pongo abelii isolate AG06213 chromosome 18, NHGRI_mPonAbe1-v2.0_pri, whole genome shotgun sequence genome, GCTGCTCATGGGCTTCCCTCTTGGCCACAGATGATCATTTGCTTGTTTGTGGGTTTATTGACTATCACTCCCCACGAGGGTAGCGAGGACTCTTGTTCACTGTATTTCTGCAGGACCCAGTGCTGAACAGACACAGGGTAAATGGTGGTGTGTGAAAGCCCAAGAAAGAAGCTGTTAATTCTGGGCTTAGGAATCTGTTAATTCTGGGCTTACAGTGgtcagaaatgcagaaatgaagGGAATCTGAGCTGAGTCTTGAAGGGTTTAGTAAAAGGGTCACTGTCAAGGTGAAGAAAAGCCAGTATTTAGGGTGCTGTATTTGGGTGACCGATGCAGAGTTAGAAGTGGGCTGAGGCAGAGTGGCCTCCAGGAGAAGGTGAGAGGCCTGCCCAGGTGCCAGGCTTGATCGGCAGGCTGTGCTCAGGCCCAATTTTctgattcattttttcttttctgcccaCGCTACTGCTGCTGCTTTGCAAACAACACATAAATCTCCTTAGGTTACATGGGATCCCCTGAAGGCAGTGCCCACTGTGGCATGGAGAATGAAGCGGTGGGCCTTAGAGAATGGGAATGCGTTCCCCGTGTGGCTGCAGGTCACGGCTCTGCAGCATAGTTCAGAGCTGGTGTGCGCTGGGTGGAGTCTTGTCCTTTCAGTCGCCGTCATCCTTTCTTGCAGAATTACCCCCTCTACATTCGCAGCACCCCTACGGAGAACAAGCTGAAGTTTCACTACATGGTGCATACATCTCTGGACGTGGTGGATGAGAAGATCTCCGCAATGGGGAAGGCTCTGGTCGACCAGAGGGAGCTGTACCTGGGCCTGCTCTACCCCACGGAGGACTACAAGGTGTATCTTTCAGGGCAGGGTGTGTGTCAGGGAGGACCTACAGTTGCAAGATGTACTTTAGGATCAGATAACTTGAAAcctttgagaagaaaaaaaaaagaggtgagagTTTTTAACCACCCAGGGAATTAGGGAAGCCTGAGGTGAACGAAAGCCTCtaactcttctctctctttcattgGAAGAGTCATTTGGGAAACGCAAGGCTAGAATTCCTTGTAGAATGTTTTGGTTTGCATGTGTCCATTGTCTGGTTTGCAGAGGAACTGGGACACTTCTGCTTTGTACCTGCAAGGATTTCTTTCTGTGCTTTTCAGGGGGAGCCACCACCTTTGAGCAGGGGATAACGGTTTCATTTATTTCGTTAGGCCTTGCCTCGTCACTAGACACTCTCGTCTAGTCCCTTGGGACAAATCGCTTGAGGCCATGGAGTTCAAAGATCTTCCCAAAAGCAGTAATGTAGCATCCATGGTGACATTTGCTAGTAGCcactattttacaaaataacatgGCCTCTAGAGAGGGGATCCGCCTTGTTCACGAAGCCTCTGGTTTTGCAGTTAACTTTCTGGGCCAGGCATTGATTCATAAAGAGGGTGAGGTGTTTCAGACAGACAGACTCAGAGTCTAGGTGGTTCAGCTCCTGGAGTGTGAACTGAGTAAGGCTTGGCTGCCTGCTCTTTGCTTCTCCTGCAAACACCAGACGTCGCCCTAGCAAAGTATTTAGGCTTGCACCCAGCATGGTCACTGCAGgaccagcccagcctgggcattTCCTGTGATTCAAGGTTGCCACGTTTCTCCAAAGTGAGGGCCCGCGGAGGGCCCTCTGCCAGCGGTCCCTGTGTTACGAGTGCCTTCCCTAACCAGTCGTGCAGATATGGCTACGTCACCAACTCCAAGGTGAAGTTTGTCATGGTGGTAGATTCCTCCAACACAGCCCTTCGAGACAACGAAATTCGCAGCGTAAGTCAGGGAGTTAGAAGGCCATGCCCAAAtaggtgttttgtttttcctttttgacttTGTTTTGAAACGCTGAGAAACCAAAAATCTAGCAGTGTCTGTGTGTACGTGGCAAGGTCACGGTTTGCTGGGTCTTTTTCAGATGTTCCGGAAGCTACACAACTCCTACACGGACGTGATGTGCAACCCCTTCTACAACCCGGGGGACCGCATCCAGTCCAGGTGGGCCCTACTTTCTGTGTCCGCATCCAGTCCGGGTGGGCCCTGCTTTCTGTGTCTTGCCGCCTTCTTTCTGTAGGACCTGCCTTGCCATTTTGGTTGCCAAAATGCAACCATTTGGAAAATAAGGGAGGAAAGGTCTTTTTAAGCTATGAGCACTATCCCCCTAGGGCGGAGGTTTTACAGCCACAAAGCCTTGTTTCTCCACACCAACTCTTACACAGATCTCCAGCGCATAAAGTGGAtagagtgtgtgtggtgtggggagcGGAGCTTGCCCATTTGGCTTCCCAGGTGTGCCCAGTGGGTACCTGGGGCACCTGCAGGACTCAGGGCCAAGCACATGGGCAGCGGCTTTCAGGGATCACACGTCCTCTTGTAGCTACCTGATCTTTTATGTTGAATTTGAACAGTCAGGAACCTGGTTTGCAGGCATCTTCCGAATAGTTCACAAAGTAAACAGAATTAACTTTTGGACATTATGAGGGAAATGTTGGGTCCACGCCTGCACTCCAGACTTGCTTCCAGTGAGTCCCCAGTTCCAAGACATAATTCCTTGTGGTTGGCAGGCAAGAGGACGCTGCAGTGACCCAAGCCAGGCCCTTCCCTCCACCAGGACACTGTCTTGGGGCCATCCTGGTCCCAGATGGGAGCAGGCAGGCGAATGTCCACACAGTCTTGCCTCCTGGGCTGCACAGGGCCGTCCTTGCCACACCACCGCCCTGCCTGCCCACACTACTTCCTCCTCCACCCCTTCCTGGGGCCTTGGGAGGCTGCACAGGGAACTTAGAGGCAGCAGATGGGTTCTCAGTTCCCGGTGGGGTGGGACTCCTGTCCTGGCCTCTCAGCGGAGTTCACATTTCTGGACCGTGGAGAAGGCCCCAAGGGTCCTGTGGACGGAGCCATGCTGCCCGGCCTGTCTCTGTGAGCAGAGGGGTGGAGGGCCTGGCTTTCCTCTGAGTGGGTCTGTTTCTCTTAGCAGGGCCTTTGATAACATGGTGACGTCGATGATGATACAGGTGTGCTGAGTGAGCTGTGCTGCCAGCCATCGCAGAGGAGCCCGCGTGCGACTGTGGTGGGGCCGTCGGTCTGTTCTCGTCACCTCTTCCTGAATGGGACGCCTGGGGCTTTTAGGGCAGACAGCTGTGCATGTTCTGTCAACTAAAGGTCTtgtgagatgagatttggctTTTTCCTTCCGTGTCAGCCGAGGATTTAACTAAGAAGAATTCAACTAAGGACTTTCAGGGGTGTGGGCAGAGGTTTGGGATCAGATGGCGTAGGTAACCTGTCCCCAGTTGTCCCGAAGGGACAGAGGCAGGGGTTCCTGGAGCCAAGAGTTCCTGAGCCTGCAGGACCTGTGACCATGTGGGTCACCCATTGGCTGAACAGGTGGGCTGGTCTGGAGGGGGCGGCCTCCTGAGCCCAGAACCAGCCTAGGATCTAGGGGCAAAAGGGGAGCCGGCATGCCTTCCCACAGGGGAGGGCCCTCCTCTTTCTGGACTTGGCCTCCATTCTTTGCATCTGGCCCAACATCTGGATTCAGCCCGGCCTTAAAAGGAGCCCTTGTGAAACCTGGGAAGCCTCGTGGCCCTGCGGCGTTGGCTCAGCTGCAGCCCTCGTCCTAAACCCTGGAGCGCAGACTTGAGGCGCCCCTTCCTGCCTGTTGGTGCTGAGGGGGTTGGGTGCTGTGTCGCTTGATGACACGGCTGACTACCTACCACCCAGGGCAGTGGCCGAGCCCATAGTGGCATCATTGCCGCCGGCGTCCTTGGGGTCCAGCAGTCAAGGCTCAGCCCACTGAGGAGACCCCCCTGGAGTTGGTTCCAGCACTGGTCCAGGACTGGAGAGTTTCTCAAGGACCTTGAGGACCCCAGAAGCCCTTGCAGCAGGAAAGGCTGTTGGGGGGGTCAGCCTGGGGCAGCACACAGGGAGGGGACCTTTCTCGATACATATTTGCCTTTTCATCCCATCCAGCAAGCACAgtgttaattttataaattatagaaaaaaaatcagcaagaggTGTGTGAAAACTGCATGCCCCAGGCCTCCCCCGCCCCAGGGTGAACTGGAAGTCCTGGAATGGGCTGAGGTACACCAGGCAGCTGATCTGGGTGCATGTGGGCCACAGGCCACCCTcataagtttaaatttttaacaaGAGCCTCATGTTTGTTAGGAGAAGGTGGGACCCCAGCCCAAGTACCTCCCCACTGCAGCCTggcatgaaatctttgccttttaGTGGGGATCACTCCTGCCCGAGTCCTGGCTGTGGTGGGGACTCTGCAAGTTGCTAACCCAGCGTCCATTCTCTTTCCTCCCTGCTAACAGAACCCCGGTGCCTCTGCCCAGTTCCAATAGTGGGCAGACGAGAGCCATGTCCTGGGCTCCCTTGCAGCCCAGGGTGTGCAGCTGTGGCGTGGAGGTGGGTGGTGCTGGGAGAGACTTGCAGGGAAGCTCCTGTGAAGGGGACTCAGCTGCCACGTGCAGGAcccttcccttttgccttcttccTGCCTGGAACATGGATGTGATGCCTGGTGCGGGGACAGCTGTCCTGAGAGCGTGAGGAAAGAGTCACACCCTAAGGACAGTGGAGCAGAACACGGGAAGGACCCTGGGCCTTTGCTGACGCAGAACGCAGGAAGGACCCTGGGCCTTTGCTGACGTACCAGCCCCGGACTACTTAAGTTCAgctttttttaaatgtgagaaaataaatgcaccCCTCTCTGGTTTAAGCCACTGatatttgggttttctgttaGGTGCAGCCAGACCCACCTGTAAGTACTTTTTACATGAGGGAGTTTTCACAAGCATTGTTAGGCAGCATCCCCATTTTAAGCCCAAGGAAACAGAAGTCTCCACCGTGGGGCTGACCTCATGGAGGGCCACAGCCCACCTGCCCACTCCTTCCTTGCCCCCAGGTGACTTCTGCTGGACACCACGTGGGGCAGCCCCTCCTCCCCTTCAGGCAGCAGCGATACTGCCTCTTTCCTTCTCCCGCAGACCGGGGAAGAGGGGCCTGTTCTTGTTAGTTGCCCACCCGAGCCAGCCAGAGCATCTGCTT is a window encoding:
- the TRAPPC2L gene encoding trafficking protein particle complex subunit 2-like protein isoform X2, giving the protein MAVCIAVIAKENYPLYIRSTPTENKLKFHYMVHTSLDVVDEKISAMGKALVDQRELYLGLLYPTEDYKVYLSGQGVCQGGPTVARCTLGSDNLKPLRRKKKEMFRKLHNSYTDVMCNPFYNPGDRIQSSRAFDNMVTSMMIQVC
- the TRAPPC2L gene encoding trafficking protein particle complex subunit 2-like protein isoform X3; this encodes MAVCIAVIAKENYPLYIRSTPTENKLKFHYMVHTSLDVVDEKISAMGKALVDQRELYLGLLYPTEDYKVYLSGQGVCQGGPTVARCTLGSDNLKPLRRKKKEMFRKLHNSYTDVMCNPFYNPGDRIQSRAFDNMVTSMMIQVC
- the TRAPPC2L gene encoding trafficking protein particle complex subunit 2-like protein isoform X4; translated protein: MAVCIAVIAKENYPLYIRSTPTENKLKFHYMVHTSLDVVDEKISAMGKALVDQRELYLGLLYPTEDYKVYGYVTNSKVKFVMVVDSSNTALRDNEIRSMFRKLHNSYTDVMCNPFYNPGDRIQSSRAFDNMVTSMMIQVC
- the TRAPPC2L gene encoding trafficking protein particle complex subunit 2-like protein isoform X1 codes for the protein MAVCIAVIAKENYPLYIRSTPTENKLKFHYMVHTSLDVVDEKISAMGKALVDQRELYLGLLYPTEDYKVYGYVTNSKVKFVMVVDSSNTALRDNEIRSMFRKLHNSYTDVMCNPFYNPGDRIQSRWALLSVSASSPGGPCFLCLAAFFL
- the TRAPPC2L gene encoding trafficking protein particle complex subunit 2-like protein isoform X5 — translated: MAVCIAVIAKENYPLYIRSTPTENKLKFHYMVHTSLDVVDEKISAMGKALVDQRELYLGLLYPTEDYKVYGYVTNSKVKFVMVVDSSNTALRDNEIRSMFRKLHNSYTDVMCNPFYNPGDRIQSRAFDNMVTSMMIQVC
- the TRAPPC2L gene encoding trafficking protein particle complex subunit 2-like protein → MAVCIAVIAKENYPLYIRSTPTENKLKFHYMVHTSLDVVDEKISAMGKALVDQRELYLGLLYPTEDYKMFRKLHNSYTDVMCNPFYNPGDRIQSRAFDNMVTSMMIQVC
- the TRAPPC2L gene encoding trafficking protein particle complex subunit 2-like protein isoform X6; translated protein: MRRSPQWGRLWSTRGSCTWACSTPRRTTRLPRFSKVRARGGPSASGPCVTSAFPNQSCRYGYVTNSKVKFVMVVDSSNTALRDNEIRSMFRKLHNSYTDVMCNPFYNPGDRIQSRAFDNMVTSMMIQVC